The DNA window gaatttgCAGATGCctgcaaaataaaacacaagtcgTTTGGTAACTAAAACCATAAATTCTAAAGTATGAGATTTTGTAAGGGAGAATAAAGAGATTAATCGACCTTAAGATGTTTCTTCAGCAGTGTTAATGCATTGATATTCTCAGCCAATTTGAAGCAGTTAATGGCTCTAATGAAACCCCTATCCACTAAATTGCGCACTTTTGATGGACTAGCAACTACTTCAAGTGAAGAACAATCATCTATAAGCACATCTGCTATACTTGTTAGAAGCTCTGGCAACGATTTAAGCATCTTGCAATTTGATAATCGAAGGAAATTAAGCCTGCAAAGTTGAGTAAGAGCCAAAGGAATGGTGATGAAATTGTTACCCCTAAGATAAAGATAACGCAAAGAGGATAGACCATGAATATCTGCTTCACCAAGAATGCACATCTTGCAATTTGACAAGTCAAGAGACTCAAGCTTCGAGAGCCGAGTAAGAGATGCAGGTATGCTGATGAAATTGTTACCACTAAGATCAAGACGTATCAAAGACGATAGACCAGAAATATCATGTGGAATATCTCCTTCACAAAGATTACAGCCCCTTAGATTTAGCTTTCTTAATGAACTCAAACCTGACAACAAAGGCAACATCGGAGCTATGGGATTCGTCCTCCTTCCTTGGATTACCTTGAAAAGAAAAGGCAAATTTGGTCGTGACTTATATGATGGTCCCTTGCATCCACTGAAAGACAAAACTTTAAGATTTTTCAATTGAGAAATGAAGGATGATGGTTCTTTTATGGCTGTTTCACTCAAGTCAAGCTCTTCCAAAGATTCTGCTTGCTGCAAATTCTCTGGTAAATATTCAACTTTGAAACAACCAGAAAGATGAAGAGTTTTTAGATGTTCCATTTTCCCATCAATCTCTGGAAACCTTGCGAGATTTGAGCAACCTGAAAGAATTAATGTTTCAAGAGattccatttcaattttggttggAAGGCTCCTAAGACTTTTGCAGtctcttaaattcaaaagttTAAGGCTCTTAAGCACTCCGATTGATGGATGGACATCTACTAATCTGGTACAACCTTCCATAATCAAAGCTTCAAGTTTTGGTGCTGTTGTGAAGTCAGGTGTCTTGATCAGGTTTTGGGACCCTTTGAGGTTGATCATTTTCAACTTAAACAAGGGCTGTTGAAgacaatatataataaattaggcCGAAGACATAATAATGctaatttttggttttgttttttaccttaatcaaagtttaatcatttatattaaaataaactaaaacacaAGGATAAGATGAGTTAGTTCTTACTCTATTCCCCTTCCATAGTTGTTCAATATGACTATATGGTAAAAGAAGTGCAACAAGATTATCTGGGTGGAAGTTTGAAggcaaaaattttaaagggcattCTGTCCGATTTAAAAGCCGTAGTTTATGAGAAAGATATTTGAGATGATCATCACAATTTGATACGCAAAACACTTTGAGCAATCTCAAATTTTTCATCTTCAAGAAGGTATCGGCGCTCAAATTGAACATCTTGCTCGATTCCCTAATAATcatgagtaaaataaaaatgagcttcaaaatatacaaaaatattctATATCTAAAAGCTATGCTgcattgatatttttttatgtacCCACATTCAGTTCTTATATATGTAATGCATATATAAATATGGTATTGCGATATAATTGAATATATTAGACAATACTTAATCTAACacttatttcacacttttaattACCTAAGCCTAAAAAACCTagaactaatatttttatttatgtttagttCATTGATGTGTAATTCTATACATTACTAGCGAAATGATGGCATTATTTGGATTtacttttgaaaacttttaatGGTATGTTATGGCCTAGTTCATTGATATAAACTGTCATTACATCATATGTAAACCATTAATATTAACAAAGACaatgacattaatttttttataatttcttttgaaaGAGTAATGTGTTTctttataaatttcataaataaaaattgaaaaattaaacattaagAATGTGTTTAGTTAGGTGAAAAAGTGAAGGGATATGAGAATGAAGTATGCTTggtaaaaa is part of the Gossypium hirsutum isolate 1008001.06 chromosome D11, Gossypium_hirsutum_v2.1, whole genome shotgun sequence genome and encodes:
- the LOC121223271 gene encoding disease resistance-like protein DSC1; its protein translation is MESLETLILSGCSNLARFPEIDGKMEHLKTLHLSGCFKVEYLPENLQQAESLEELDLSETAIKEPSSFISQLKNLKVLSFSGCKGPSYKSRPNLPFLFKVIQGRRTNPIAPMLPLLSGLSSLRKLNLRGCNLCEGDIPHDISGLSSLIRLDLSGNNFISIPASLTRLSKLESLDLSNCKMCILGEADIHGLSSLRYLYLRGNNFITIPLALTQLCRLNFLRLSNCKMLKSLPELLTSIADVLIDDCSSLEVVASPSKVRNLVDRGFIRAINCFKLAENINALTLLKKHLKASANSIKMFTIVMPGSEIPEWFSQQKNDSSIKIPLRKDTQWIGVASSCIFINNDASRDDEVIYCSAFICCRNSEHASCYGSFFRGRNCRQINRSCWFMGKGSNEPIMKDHLFLRYWSRDELYPISMEDKYGDCETNNLWATDCLDKKWDELEVSFIDPFGRSAKVKKCGVRIVYEKDLEEIKELQCHTTQSSPNFEHIYQHSAHSDGLIGSTTHIKRKHNIYKEAGEERPQPKRMQKFFNFIMGQSKKH